One genomic region from Clarias gariepinus isolate MV-2021 ecotype Netherlands chromosome 22, CGAR_prim_01v2, whole genome shotgun sequence encodes:
- the iqsec1a gene encoding IQ motif and Sec7 domain ArfGEF 1a isoform X5, whose protein sequence is MRWTEVSSSVEGEVQSTEPASSLDHGKGYGPLTHSSSISPDHFDGFGYGQNAQAGPQRPRRPKLQHSQSILRKQAEEEAIKRSRSLSESYELSTDLQDKQVEMLERKYGGRFISRHAARTIQTAFRQYQMNKNFERLRSSMSENRMSRRIVLSNMRMQFSFEGPEKGPSSFFDGKHLSLTEEGTPTGSVTKSEVGDIVPIHVTAPSPQNDLSDTITELEDAFSRQVKSLAESIDDALNCRSLHEEEEDQEPEQVQDMQGDLSYRVEPTNGSDQRKLDEMMASYGGVTLFIDEEDLCPPVQLSHTADPPSSMESDPHTSQDFWPMDARDDKLDTDTSCRSTPSTDCQEPRLRIDHLPLLTIEPPSDSSLEVSDRSEIDSVKRQNVYERTTAGPQASPKHITHSLPPRVSSLSRDEDPIRHRHRQLESHLAINGNRQSKSESDFSDGDNDSINSTTNSTDTINCSSESSRDSMREQTLSKQMYHKETRNSWDSPAFSNDVIRKRYYRIGLNLFNKKPEKGIQYLTERGFVPDTPVGVAHFLLQRKGLSRQMIGEFLGNRQKQFNRDVLDCVVDEMDFSGMELDEALRKFQAHIRVQGEAQKVERLIEAFSQRYCICNPGVVRQFRNPDTIFILAFAIILLNTDMYSPNVKPERKMKLEDFVKNLRGVDDGEDIPRDMLIGIYERIRQKELKTNEDHVSQVQKVEKLIVGKKPIGSLHQGLGCVLSLPHRRLVCYCRLFEVPDPNKLQKLGLHQREIFLFNDLLVVTKIFQKKKNSVTYSLRQSFSLYGMQVLLFENQYYPNGIRLTSAIPGADVKVLIIFNAPNPQDRKKFTDDLRESIAEVQEMEKYRIESELEKQKGVVRPSMSQSMSGLKKEAGNGTMSRASLDDTYAMGEGLKRSALSSSLRDLSETGKRGRRTSAGSLDSNMEGSIISSPPQLPRRVPSGRECPPPSPPPRPHYSSTNPPSSSSTLLGSLFGSKRGKPPLHPALPVPASSSSSHHPVHPTLISHKPHPTNLHHTAQAHLEAHCSQHCSLPQNPPPYQHHHHYDPPPVGLRFHRQHSGHAPAPHLPPQLAHNHLHQHHRHQHHHQQRHQHREQNLASSTASCPVSAKPKHCGISTVV, encoded by the exons CGTGGAGGGGGAGGTCCAGAGCACTGAGCCAGCCTCTTCCCTGGACCACGGTAAAGGTTATGGCCCCTTGACCCACAGCTCCTCCATTAGCCCGGACCATTTCGACGGCTTTGGGTACGGACAGAACGCCCAGGCCGGTCCACAGCGTCCACGGAGGCCCAAACTCCAGCACTCGCAGTCCATCCTCCGCAAGCAAGCCGAGGAAGAGGCCATCAAACGCTCGCGCTCGCTCTCAGAGAGCTATGAGCTCTCTACAGATCTGCAGGACAAGCAG GTGGAGATGTTAGAGAGAAAGTACGGAGGGCGCTTCATCAGTCGACATGCTGCTCGCACCATCCAGACGGCATTCCGGCAGTACCAAATGAACAAGAACTTTGAGCGTCTCAGAAGTTCCATGTCTGAGAATCGGATGTCGAGGCGCATCGTTCTGTCCAACATGAGAATGCAGTTTTCCTTTGAGGGACCTGAAAAAGGGCCGAGCTCATTTTTCGATGGGAAACACTTATCTCTGACGGAGGAAGGAACTCCGACCGGATCTGTAACGAAGAGCGAGGTTGGAGATATTGTTCCCATACACGTGACTGCACCCTCGCCTCAGAATGACCTTAGTGATACCATTACTGAGCTCGAGGACGCGTTCTCTCGGCAGGTCAAATCGTTGGCTGAATCCATCGATGATGCTCTGAACTGTCGTAGTCTCCATGAAGAAGAAGAGGACCAGGAACCGGAGCAGGTGCAAGACATGCAAGGTGATTTGTCCTATCGAGTGGAACCGACTAACGGCTCAGATCAACGCAAGCTGGACGAGATGATGGCTTCCTACGGCGGCGTGACGCTCTTCATCGATGAGGAGGATCTTTGTCCTCCTGTTCAGCTCTCACATACTGCGGACCCACCGTCCAGCATGGAGTCTGATCCACACACCTCCCAGGACTTCTGGCCCATGGACGCTAGGGACGACAAACTGGACACCGATACCAGCTGTCGAAGCACCCCGTCCACGGATTGTCAGGAGCCACGGCTTCGTATCGACCATCTCCCGCTGCTGACCATCGAACCCCCCAGTGACAGCTCTCTGGAAGTGAGTGACCGCTCGGAGATCGATTCGGTCAAGAGGCAGAATGTTTACGAGCGCACCACGGCCGGACCTCAGGCCAGTCCAAAACACATCACGCACAGTCTACCTCCCAGAGTGTCCTCCCTCTCCCGGGACGAGGATCCCATCAGGCATCGACACCGGCAGCTGGAGAGCCATCTGGCCATCAACGGGAACCGACAGAGCAAATCAGAATCAGACTTTTCTGACGGCGACAACGACAGCATCAACAGCACAACAAACTCCACCGACACGATCAACTGCAGCTCCGAGTCGTCTCGGGACAGCATGAGGGAGCAGACGCTCAGCAAACAGATGTACCACAAAGAGACACGGAACAGCTGGGATTCTCCGGCTTTCAGCAACGACGTCATCCGCAAGCGGTACTACCGCATCGGCCTCAACCTCTTCAACAA AAAGCCGGAGAAAGGTATTCAGTACCTGACCGAGAGAGGGTTCGTACCTGATACACCTGTGGGCGTGGCTCACTTCCTGCTCCAGAGGAAAGGCCTGAGCCGGCAGATGATCGGCGAGTTCCTGGGGAACCGACAGAAACAGTTTAACAGAGACGTCttaga CTGCGTGGTGGACGAGATGGACTTCTCAGGGATGGAGCTGGACGAAGCTCTCAGGAAATTCCAGGCACACATCCGAGTCCAAGGGGAAGCGCAGAAGGTCGAGCGTCTCATCGAGGCTTTCAG CCAGCGGTACTGCATCTGCAACCCAGGCGTGGTGCGGCAGTTCCGAAACCCCGACACCATCTTTATCCTGGCTTTCGCCATCATCCTCCTCAACACGGACATGTACAGCCCCAACGTGAAGCCCGAGCGCAAGATGAAACTGGAGGACTTTGTGAAGAACCTCAGAG GAGTGGACGATGGTGAGGACATCCCACGGGACATGCTGATCGGGATTTACGAGCGGATTCGTCAGAAAGAGCTGAAGACAAATGAAGACCACGTCTCTCAGGTTCAGAAGGTGGAGAAGCTCATCGTCGGGAAAAAGCCG ATCGGATCTCTCCATCAGGGCCTGGGATGT gtctTATCCCTCCCCCATCGGAGGTTGGTGTGTTACTGCCGGTTGTTTGAAGTTCCCGACCCGAACAAGCTTCAGAAACTCGGCCTTCATCAGCGGGAGATCTTCCTCTTTAACGACCTCTTGGTG GTGACTAAAATAttccagaagaagaagaactctgTGACGTACAGCCTCAGGCAGTCCTTCTCTCTGTACGGCATGCAGGTCCTGCTCTTCGAGAACCAGT ATTACCCCAACGGCATCCGGCTCACCTCGGCCATCCCGGGCGCGGACGTGAAGGTCCTCATCATCTTCAATGCCCCGAACCCTCAGGACCGCAAGAAGTTCACAGACGACCTGCGCGAGTCCATCGCTGAGGTCCAGGAGATGGAGAAGTACCGCATCGAGT CCGAGCTGGAGAAGCAGAAGGGCGTGGTGAGGCCCAGTATGTCCCAGAGCATGTCCGGTCTGAAGAAAGAGGCGGGAAACGGCACCATGAGCCGCGCCAGCCTGGACGACACGTACGCCATGGGGGAGGGGCTAAAGCGGAGCGCGCTCAGTAGCTCCCTGAGGGACCTGTCTGAGACAG GCAAGCGCGGGCGCCGCACCAGTGCAGGATCGCTAGACAGCAATATGGAA GGCTCCATCATTAGCAGTCCTCCTCAGCTCCCCCGGAGAGTGCCGTCTGGCCGTGAGtgtcctcctccttctcctcctcctcgtcctcaCTACTCCAGCACAAaccctccctcctcctcttccacaCTGCTGGGATCGCTGTTCGGCAGCAAGCGAGGAAAACCTCCTCTTCATCCTGCGCTTCCTGTTccagcctcctcctcctcctcacaccACCCTGTCCACCCCACCCTCATCTCCCACAAGCCCCACCCCACCAACCTGCACCACACCGCCCAGGCCCACCTCGAGGCCCACTGCTCCCAGCACTGTTCTCTCCCGCAGAACCCTCCACCGTATCAGCACCACCATCACTACGACCCGCCTCCCGTCGGGCTCCGCTTCCACCGTCAGCACTCGGGTCACGCCCCTGCGCCGCACCTCCCCCCTCAGCTCGCTCACAACCACCTTCATCAACACCATCGTCACCAACACCACCATCAACAACGGCACCAACATCGGGAGCAGAACCTGGCGTCGTCGACCGCGTCGTGTCCCGTCAGCGCCAAACCCAAACACTGTGGAATCAGCACGGTGGTCTGA
- the iqsec1a gene encoding IQ motif and Sec7 domain ArfGEF 1a isoform X2 — protein sequence MSGFLVSDVPALWSVMWKYCISVRTNSVEGEVQSTEPASSLDHGKGYGPLTHSSSISPDHFDGFGYGQNAQAGPQRPRRPKLQHSQSILRKQAEEEAIKRSRSLSESYELSTDLQDKQVEMLERKYGGRFISRHAARTIQTAFRQYQMNKNFERLRSSMSENRMSRRIVLSNMRMQFSFEGPEKGPSSFFDGKHLSLTEEGTPTGSVTKSEVGDIVPIHVTAPSPQNDLSDTITELEDAFSRQVKSLAESIDDALNCRSLHEEEEDQEPEQVQDMQGDLSYRVEPTNGSDQRKLDEMMASYGGVTLFIDEEDLCPPVQLSHTADPPSSMESDPHTSQDFWPMDARDDKLDTDTSCRSTPSTDCQEPRLRIDHLPLLTIEPPSDSSLEVSDRSEIDSVKRQNVYERTTAGPQASPKHITHSLPPRVSSLSRDEDPIRHRHRQLESHLAINGNRQSKSESDFSDGDNDSINSTTNSTDTINCSSESSRDSMREQTLSKQMYHKETRNSWDSPAFSNDVIRKRYYRIGLNLFNKKPEKGIQYLTERGFVPDTPVGVAHFLLQRKGLSRQMIGEFLGNRQKQFNRDVLDCVVDEMDFSGMELDEALRKFQAHIRVQGEAQKVERLIEAFSQRYCICNPGVVRQFRNPDTIFILAFAIILLNTDMYSPNVKPERKMKLEDFVKNLRGVDDGEDIPRDMLIGIYERIRQKELKTNEDHVSQVQKVEKLIVGKKPIGSLHQGLGCVLSLPHRRLVCYCRLFEVPDPNKLQKLGLHQREIFLFNDLLVVTKIFQKKKNSVTYSLRQSFSLYGMQVLLFENQYYPNGIRLTSAIPGADVKVLIIFNAPNPQDRKKFTDDLRESIAEVQEMEKYRIESELEKQKGVVRPSMSQSMSGLKKEAGNGTMSRASLDDTYAMGEGLKRSALSSSLRDLSETGKRGRRTSAGSLDSNMEGSIISSPPQLPRRVPSGRECPPPSPPPRPHYSSTNPPSSSSTLLGSLFGSKRGKPPLHPALPVPASSSSSHHPVHPTLISHKPHPTNLHHTAQAHLEAHCSQHCSLPQNPPPYQHHHHYDPPPVGLRFHRQHSGHAPAPHLPPQLAHNHLHQHHRHQHHHQQRHQHREQNLASSTASCPVSAKPKHCGISTVV from the exons CGTGGAGGGGGAGGTCCAGAGCACTGAGCCAGCCTCTTCCCTGGACCACGGTAAAGGTTATGGCCCCTTGACCCACAGCTCCTCCATTAGCCCGGACCATTTCGACGGCTTTGGGTACGGACAGAACGCCCAGGCCGGTCCACAGCGTCCACGGAGGCCCAAACTCCAGCACTCGCAGTCCATCCTCCGCAAGCAAGCCGAGGAAGAGGCCATCAAACGCTCGCGCTCGCTCTCAGAGAGCTATGAGCTCTCTACAGATCTGCAGGACAAGCAG GTGGAGATGTTAGAGAGAAAGTACGGAGGGCGCTTCATCAGTCGACATGCTGCTCGCACCATCCAGACGGCATTCCGGCAGTACCAAATGAACAAGAACTTTGAGCGTCTCAGAAGTTCCATGTCTGAGAATCGGATGTCGAGGCGCATCGTTCTGTCCAACATGAGAATGCAGTTTTCCTTTGAGGGACCTGAAAAAGGGCCGAGCTCATTTTTCGATGGGAAACACTTATCTCTGACGGAGGAAGGAACTCCGACCGGATCTGTAACGAAGAGCGAGGTTGGAGATATTGTTCCCATACACGTGACTGCACCCTCGCCTCAGAATGACCTTAGTGATACCATTACTGAGCTCGAGGACGCGTTCTCTCGGCAGGTCAAATCGTTGGCTGAATCCATCGATGATGCTCTGAACTGTCGTAGTCTCCATGAAGAAGAAGAGGACCAGGAACCGGAGCAGGTGCAAGACATGCAAGGTGATTTGTCCTATCGAGTGGAACCGACTAACGGCTCAGATCAACGCAAGCTGGACGAGATGATGGCTTCCTACGGCGGCGTGACGCTCTTCATCGATGAGGAGGATCTTTGTCCTCCTGTTCAGCTCTCACATACTGCGGACCCACCGTCCAGCATGGAGTCTGATCCACACACCTCCCAGGACTTCTGGCCCATGGACGCTAGGGACGACAAACTGGACACCGATACCAGCTGTCGAAGCACCCCGTCCACGGATTGTCAGGAGCCACGGCTTCGTATCGACCATCTCCCGCTGCTGACCATCGAACCCCCCAGTGACAGCTCTCTGGAAGTGAGTGACCGCTCGGAGATCGATTCGGTCAAGAGGCAGAATGTTTACGAGCGCACCACGGCCGGACCTCAGGCCAGTCCAAAACACATCACGCACAGTCTACCTCCCAGAGTGTCCTCCCTCTCCCGGGACGAGGATCCCATCAGGCATCGACACCGGCAGCTGGAGAGCCATCTGGCCATCAACGGGAACCGACAGAGCAAATCAGAATCAGACTTTTCTGACGGCGACAACGACAGCATCAACAGCACAACAAACTCCACCGACACGATCAACTGCAGCTCCGAGTCGTCTCGGGACAGCATGAGGGAGCAGACGCTCAGCAAACAGATGTACCACAAAGAGACACGGAACAGCTGGGATTCTCCGGCTTTCAGCAACGACGTCATCCGCAAGCGGTACTACCGCATCGGCCTCAACCTCTTCAACAA AAAGCCGGAGAAAGGTATTCAGTACCTGACCGAGAGAGGGTTCGTACCTGATACACCTGTGGGCGTGGCTCACTTCCTGCTCCAGAGGAAAGGCCTGAGCCGGCAGATGATCGGCGAGTTCCTGGGGAACCGACAGAAACAGTTTAACAGAGACGTCttaga CTGCGTGGTGGACGAGATGGACTTCTCAGGGATGGAGCTGGACGAAGCTCTCAGGAAATTCCAGGCACACATCCGAGTCCAAGGGGAAGCGCAGAAGGTCGAGCGTCTCATCGAGGCTTTCAG CCAGCGGTACTGCATCTGCAACCCAGGCGTGGTGCGGCAGTTCCGAAACCCCGACACCATCTTTATCCTGGCTTTCGCCATCATCCTCCTCAACACGGACATGTACAGCCCCAACGTGAAGCCCGAGCGCAAGATGAAACTGGAGGACTTTGTGAAGAACCTCAGAG GAGTGGACGATGGTGAGGACATCCCACGGGACATGCTGATCGGGATTTACGAGCGGATTCGTCAGAAAGAGCTGAAGACAAATGAAGACCACGTCTCTCAGGTTCAGAAGGTGGAGAAGCTCATCGTCGGGAAAAAGCCG ATCGGATCTCTCCATCAGGGCCTGGGATGT gtctTATCCCTCCCCCATCGGAGGTTGGTGTGTTACTGCCGGTTGTTTGAAGTTCCCGACCCGAACAAGCTTCAGAAACTCGGCCTTCATCAGCGGGAGATCTTCCTCTTTAACGACCTCTTGGTG GTGACTAAAATAttccagaagaagaagaactctgTGACGTACAGCCTCAGGCAGTCCTTCTCTCTGTACGGCATGCAGGTCCTGCTCTTCGAGAACCAGT ATTACCCCAACGGCATCCGGCTCACCTCGGCCATCCCGGGCGCGGACGTGAAGGTCCTCATCATCTTCAATGCCCCGAACCCTCAGGACCGCAAGAAGTTCACAGACGACCTGCGCGAGTCCATCGCTGAGGTCCAGGAGATGGAGAAGTACCGCATCGAGT CCGAGCTGGAGAAGCAGAAGGGCGTGGTGAGGCCCAGTATGTCCCAGAGCATGTCCGGTCTGAAGAAAGAGGCGGGAAACGGCACCATGAGCCGCGCCAGCCTGGACGACACGTACGCCATGGGGGAGGGGCTAAAGCGGAGCGCGCTCAGTAGCTCCCTGAGGGACCTGTCTGAGACAG GCAAGCGCGGGCGCCGCACCAGTGCAGGATCGCTAGACAGCAATATGGAA GGCTCCATCATTAGCAGTCCTCCTCAGCTCCCCCGGAGAGTGCCGTCTGGCCGTGAGtgtcctcctccttctcctcctcctcgtcctcaCTACTCCAGCACAAaccctccctcctcctcttccacaCTGCTGGGATCGCTGTTCGGCAGCAAGCGAGGAAAACCTCCTCTTCATCCTGCGCTTCCTGTTccagcctcctcctcctcctcacaccACCCTGTCCACCCCACCCTCATCTCCCACAAGCCCCACCCCACCAACCTGCACCACACCGCCCAGGCCCACCTCGAGGCCCACTGCTCCCAGCACTGTTCTCTCCCGCAGAACCCTCCACCGTATCAGCACCACCATCACTACGACCCGCCTCCCGTCGGGCTCCGCTTCCACCGTCAGCACTCGGGTCACGCCCCTGCGCCGCACCTCCCCCCTCAGCTCGCTCACAACCACCTTCATCAACACCATCGTCACCAACACCACCATCAACAACGGCACCAACATCGGGAGCAGAACCTGGCGTCGTCGACCGCGTCGTGTCCCGTCAGCGCCAAACCCAAACACTGTGGAATCAGCACGGTGGTCTGA
- the iqsec1a gene encoding IQ motif and Sec7 domain ArfGEF 1a isoform X3: MSRFKALCLDYWQFLCLQPPSGFFKSVEGEVQSTEPASSLDHGKGYGPLTHSSSISPDHFDGFGYGQNAQAGPQRPRRPKLQHSQSILRKQAEEEAIKRSRSLSESYELSTDLQDKQVEMLERKYGGRFISRHAARTIQTAFRQYQMNKNFERLRSSMSENRMSRRIVLSNMRMQFSFEGPEKGPSSFFDGKHLSLTEEGTPTGSVTKSEVGDIVPIHVTAPSPQNDLSDTITELEDAFSRQVKSLAESIDDALNCRSLHEEEEDQEPEQVQDMQGDLSYRVEPTNGSDQRKLDEMMASYGGVTLFIDEEDLCPPVQLSHTADPPSSMESDPHTSQDFWPMDARDDKLDTDTSCRSTPSTDCQEPRLRIDHLPLLTIEPPSDSSLEVSDRSEIDSVKRQNVYERTTAGPQASPKHITHSLPPRVSSLSRDEDPIRHRHRQLESHLAINGNRQSKSESDFSDGDNDSINSTTNSTDTINCSSESSRDSMREQTLSKQMYHKETRNSWDSPAFSNDVIRKRYYRIGLNLFNKKPEKGIQYLTERGFVPDTPVGVAHFLLQRKGLSRQMIGEFLGNRQKQFNRDVLDCVVDEMDFSGMELDEALRKFQAHIRVQGEAQKVERLIEAFSQRYCICNPGVVRQFRNPDTIFILAFAIILLNTDMYSPNVKPERKMKLEDFVKNLRGVDDGEDIPRDMLIGIYERIRQKELKTNEDHVSQVQKVEKLIVGKKPIGSLHQGLGCVLSLPHRRLVCYCRLFEVPDPNKLQKLGLHQREIFLFNDLLVVTKIFQKKKNSVTYSLRQSFSLYGMQVLLFENQYYPNGIRLTSAIPGADVKVLIIFNAPNPQDRKKFTDDLRESIAEVQEMEKYRIESELEKQKGVVRPSMSQSMSGLKKEAGNGTMSRASLDDTYAMGEGLKRSALSSSLRDLSETGKRGRRTSAGSLDSNMEGSIISSPPQLPRRVPSGRECPPPSPPPRPHYSSTNPPSSSSTLLGSLFGSKRGKPPLHPALPVPASSSSSHHPVHPTLISHKPHPTNLHHTAQAHLEAHCSQHCSLPQNPPPYQHHHHYDPPPVGLRFHRQHSGHAPAPHLPPQLAHNHLHQHHRHQHHHQQRHQHREQNLASSTASCPVSAKPKHCGISTVV, from the exons CGTGGAGGGGGAGGTCCAGAGCACTGAGCCAGCCTCTTCCCTGGACCACGGTAAAGGTTATGGCCCCTTGACCCACAGCTCCTCCATTAGCCCGGACCATTTCGACGGCTTTGGGTACGGACAGAACGCCCAGGCCGGTCCACAGCGTCCACGGAGGCCCAAACTCCAGCACTCGCAGTCCATCCTCCGCAAGCAAGCCGAGGAAGAGGCCATCAAACGCTCGCGCTCGCTCTCAGAGAGCTATGAGCTCTCTACAGATCTGCAGGACAAGCAG GTGGAGATGTTAGAGAGAAAGTACGGAGGGCGCTTCATCAGTCGACATGCTGCTCGCACCATCCAGACGGCATTCCGGCAGTACCAAATGAACAAGAACTTTGAGCGTCTCAGAAGTTCCATGTCTGAGAATCGGATGTCGAGGCGCATCGTTCTGTCCAACATGAGAATGCAGTTTTCCTTTGAGGGACCTGAAAAAGGGCCGAGCTCATTTTTCGATGGGAAACACTTATCTCTGACGGAGGAAGGAACTCCGACCGGATCTGTAACGAAGAGCGAGGTTGGAGATATTGTTCCCATACACGTGACTGCACCCTCGCCTCAGAATGACCTTAGTGATACCATTACTGAGCTCGAGGACGCGTTCTCTCGGCAGGTCAAATCGTTGGCTGAATCCATCGATGATGCTCTGAACTGTCGTAGTCTCCATGAAGAAGAAGAGGACCAGGAACCGGAGCAGGTGCAAGACATGCAAGGTGATTTGTCCTATCGAGTGGAACCGACTAACGGCTCAGATCAACGCAAGCTGGACGAGATGATGGCTTCCTACGGCGGCGTGACGCTCTTCATCGATGAGGAGGATCTTTGTCCTCCTGTTCAGCTCTCACATACTGCGGACCCACCGTCCAGCATGGAGTCTGATCCACACACCTCCCAGGACTTCTGGCCCATGGACGCTAGGGACGACAAACTGGACACCGATACCAGCTGTCGAAGCACCCCGTCCACGGATTGTCAGGAGCCACGGCTTCGTATCGACCATCTCCCGCTGCTGACCATCGAACCCCCCAGTGACAGCTCTCTGGAAGTGAGTGACCGCTCGGAGATCGATTCGGTCAAGAGGCAGAATGTTTACGAGCGCACCACGGCCGGACCTCAGGCCAGTCCAAAACACATCACGCACAGTCTACCTCCCAGAGTGTCCTCCCTCTCCCGGGACGAGGATCCCATCAGGCATCGACACCGGCAGCTGGAGAGCCATCTGGCCATCAACGGGAACCGACAGAGCAAATCAGAATCAGACTTTTCTGACGGCGACAACGACAGCATCAACAGCACAACAAACTCCACCGACACGATCAACTGCAGCTCCGAGTCGTCTCGGGACAGCATGAGGGAGCAGACGCTCAGCAAACAGATGTACCACAAAGAGACACGGAACAGCTGGGATTCTCCGGCTTTCAGCAACGACGTCATCCGCAAGCGGTACTACCGCATCGGCCTCAACCTCTTCAACAA AAAGCCGGAGAAAGGTATTCAGTACCTGACCGAGAGAGGGTTCGTACCTGATACACCTGTGGGCGTGGCTCACTTCCTGCTCCAGAGGAAAGGCCTGAGCCGGCAGATGATCGGCGAGTTCCTGGGGAACCGACAGAAACAGTTTAACAGAGACGTCttaga CTGCGTGGTGGACGAGATGGACTTCTCAGGGATGGAGCTGGACGAAGCTCTCAGGAAATTCCAGGCACACATCCGAGTCCAAGGGGAAGCGCAGAAGGTCGAGCGTCTCATCGAGGCTTTCAG CCAGCGGTACTGCATCTGCAACCCAGGCGTGGTGCGGCAGTTCCGAAACCCCGACACCATCTTTATCCTGGCTTTCGCCATCATCCTCCTCAACACGGACATGTACAGCCCCAACGTGAAGCCCGAGCGCAAGATGAAACTGGAGGACTTTGTGAAGAACCTCAGAG GAGTGGACGATGGTGAGGACATCCCACGGGACATGCTGATCGGGATTTACGAGCGGATTCGTCAGAAAGAGCTGAAGACAAATGAAGACCACGTCTCTCAGGTTCAGAAGGTGGAGAAGCTCATCGTCGGGAAAAAGCCG ATCGGATCTCTCCATCAGGGCCTGGGATGT gtctTATCCCTCCCCCATCGGAGGTTGGTGTGTTACTGCCGGTTGTTTGAAGTTCCCGACCCGAACAAGCTTCAGAAACTCGGCCTTCATCAGCGGGAGATCTTCCTCTTTAACGACCTCTTGGTG GTGACTAAAATAttccagaagaagaagaactctgTGACGTACAGCCTCAGGCAGTCCTTCTCTCTGTACGGCATGCAGGTCCTGCTCTTCGAGAACCAGT ATTACCCCAACGGCATCCGGCTCACCTCGGCCATCCCGGGCGCGGACGTGAAGGTCCTCATCATCTTCAATGCCCCGAACCCTCAGGACCGCAAGAAGTTCACAGACGACCTGCGCGAGTCCATCGCTGAGGTCCAGGAGATGGAGAAGTACCGCATCGAGT CCGAGCTGGAGAAGCAGAAGGGCGTGGTGAGGCCCAGTATGTCCCAGAGCATGTCCGGTCTGAAGAAAGAGGCGGGAAACGGCACCATGAGCCGCGCCAGCCTGGACGACACGTACGCCATGGGGGAGGGGCTAAAGCGGAGCGCGCTCAGTAGCTCCCTGAGGGACCTGTCTGAGACAG GCAAGCGCGGGCGCCGCACCAGTGCAGGATCGCTAGACAGCAATATGGAA GGCTCCATCATTAGCAGTCCTCCTCAGCTCCCCCGGAGAGTGCCGTCTGGCCGTGAGtgtcctcctccttctcctcctcctcgtcctcaCTACTCCAGCACAAaccctccctcctcctcttccacaCTGCTGGGATCGCTGTTCGGCAGCAAGCGAGGAAAACCTCCTCTTCATCCTGCGCTTCCTGTTccagcctcctcctcctcctcacaccACCCTGTCCACCCCACCCTCATCTCCCACAAGCCCCACCCCACCAACCTGCACCACACCGCCCAGGCCCACCTCGAGGCCCACTGCTCCCAGCACTGTTCTCTCCCGCAGAACCCTCCACCGTATCAGCACCACCATCACTACGACCCGCCTCCCGTCGGGCTCCGCTTCCACCGTCAGCACTCGGGTCACGCCCCTGCGCCGCACCTCCCCCCTCAGCTCGCTCACAACCACCTTCATCAACACCATCGTCACCAACACCACCATCAACAACGGCACCAACATCGGGAGCAGAACCTGGCGTCGTCGACCGCGTCGTGTCCCGTCAGCGCCAAACCCAAACACTGTGGAATCAGCACGGTGGTCTGA